The following coding sequences are from one Microbacterium wangchenii window:
- the cofC gene encoding 2-phospho-L-lactate guanylyltransferase — MTPKSPLDPLANEPEHGSEGWVVIVPVKPATVGKSRLAEAAVDRAALARAIALDTIAAAAGATRVARVVVVTDDQELIRAASGLPRITTVPETEAAGLDAAIALGAAAAGQGAPRAALLGDLPALRPADLDAALAAAGSVERGLVPDAEGTGSTLVTARPGAVWTSAFGEDSAARHRLLGCTDLDVPEDSTLRRDVDTPAQLAEAESLGLGPRTAALLSTAPVA, encoded by the coding sequence ATGACCCCGAAATCGCCCCTGGACCCGCTGGCGAACGAGCCGGAGCACGGCTCGGAGGGATGGGTGGTGATCGTGCCGGTGAAGCCGGCGACGGTCGGGAAGTCGCGCCTCGCCGAGGCCGCCGTCGACCGCGCGGCACTGGCCCGGGCGATCGCCCTGGACACCATCGCCGCCGCCGCCGGCGCGACCCGCGTCGCGCGCGTGGTCGTGGTCACCGACGATCAGGAGCTGATCCGGGCCGCGTCCGGCCTGCCGCGGATCACGACCGTGCCGGAGACCGAGGCGGCGGGCCTGGATGCGGCGATCGCCCTGGGTGCTGCGGCCGCCGGTCAGGGCGCACCCCGGGCCGCACTCCTGGGCGACCTCCCCGCACTGCGTCCCGCCGACCTCGATGCGGCGCTGGCGGCGGCCGGGTCGGTGGAGCGCGGGCTCGTGCCCGACGCGGAAGGCACGGGCTCCACGCTCGTGACCGCGCGCCCCGGCGCGGTGTGGACCTCGGCGTTCGGGGAAGACTCCGCCGCGCGGCACCGTCTGCTCGGGTGCACCGACCTCGACGTCCCGGAGGACTCGACGCTGCGCCGCGACGTGGACACGCCCGCACAGCTGGCGGAGGCGGAGTCCCTGGGCCTCGGGCCCCGCACCGCCGCGCTGCTGAGCACCGCACCCGTCGCATAG
- the cofD gene encoding 2-phospho-L-lactate transferase: MHSRQDDALSAGEGGPRVVVLAGGVGGAKFTLGVRAALARRGAPEATVVVNTGDDVWLSGVRLQPDVDSITYALAGVNDTSRGWGRAGDTERVHAELQEWGAGWPWFTLGDLDLGTHLARTGWLREGLTPTQVLERMARRWDLGARLLPMTDAEADTIVTVRDADGAERDLHFQEWWTRHRAALTPVRFGNPGIAAASPAPGVVEAIAAADVVLVAPSNPVVSIGPILAVPGMREALAAASAVVGVSPIIGGRVVRGMADVCLTAIGVETSAAAVAAHYAARRAGGLLDAWLIAEEDAATAPAVDAAGIRPVVTPLWMTDVAASAAIVDTALAAAS, encoded by the coding sequence GTGCACTCTCGCCAGGATGATGCACTTTCGGCGGGGGAGGGCGGCCCGCGCGTCGTCGTGCTGGCCGGCGGGGTCGGCGGCGCGAAGTTCACGCTCGGCGTGCGCGCGGCCCTCGCCCGCCGCGGGGCGCCGGAGGCGACCGTCGTGGTCAACACGGGAGACGACGTGTGGCTCTCGGGCGTCCGGCTGCAGCCCGACGTCGACTCGATCACCTACGCCCTCGCGGGTGTCAACGACACCTCCCGCGGCTGGGGTCGGGCCGGCGACACCGAACGCGTTCACGCCGAACTCCAGGAGTGGGGGGCGGGCTGGCCGTGGTTCACGCTCGGCGACCTCGACCTCGGCACGCACCTGGCCCGCACCGGATGGCTGCGCGAGGGCCTCACCCCGACGCAGGTGCTCGAGCGGATGGCGCGCCGCTGGGATCTGGGCGCGCGACTGCTGCCCATGACCGATGCCGAGGCCGACACGATCGTCACGGTGCGCGACGCCGACGGCGCCGAGCGCGACCTGCACTTCCAGGAGTGGTGGACGCGTCATCGCGCCGCGCTCACGCCGGTGCGCTTCGGCAACCCCGGTATCGCCGCCGCCTCTCCGGCGCCCGGCGTGGTCGAGGCCATCGCCGCGGCCGACGTCGTGCTCGTGGCGCCGTCGAACCCGGTCGTCTCGATCGGGCCGATCCTCGCGGTGCCGGGGATGCGGGAGGCTCTGGCCGCCGCATCCGCCGTCGTCGGCGTCTCGCCCATCATCGGCGGCCGGGTCGTGCGCGGCATGGCCGACGTGTGCCTGACCGCGATCGGCGTGGAGACCTCCGCGGCGGCCGTCGCCGCGCACTACGCTGCGCGACGCGCGGGCGGCCTGCTCGACGCGTGGCTGATCGCCGAGGAGGACGCCGCCACGGCGCCGGCGGTGGATGCCGCGGGCATCCGTCCGGTGGTGACGCCGCTGTGGATGACCGACGTGGCCGCCTCGGCCGCGATCGTCGACACCGCACTCGCCGCCGCGTCCTGA